The Trichoderma breve strain T069 chromosome 2, whole genome shotgun sequence DNA segment ATACAGCTCTTCAAGTCGCTGTTGGCTTTCAGAGActtccttcatcttttctgcaagatcttggtcttgatcaCCTTTTTCCACAGGACTAGTGAAGGCATATTGGAGTCGTCGAAATAAATTTGTTGCCTCGAAACGAACAAGACTGAAACTCATCTCCGTAAGACCAACCCTAGCCTGAGGAGGCTCCTTCATCTGTACAGTTAAATCCGTATCGTTGATGTTGAGCGGTATGTAAGTGTCGGCGCCACCATGTGGAAGTGTAGCATCATGGCCAGAGTCTTCGCAGGCGCGAGAGTCGAGAACACATATACTCCACCACAACCTCCGTCGCATTTCTACTGTAAATGGAGATAGATTGAAATGAGTGCCGTCGCGGTGAATGCCAGCATTCTGAGCAAGACGAACTACTAGAGCAGTGAGACTCCACATAAGTCGAATACTGCAATGATTCCGTAGACTCATCAGAAATATGACGAAAGCTTGCAAAACTATTAATTCGTCCGTTTCGAGGAATTTTGCTCGGGCCAGTGCTTGCTCAGTCGCAAACTTATATGTGTCGATGAGATCGCCCTTGTGACTGCCGAAAATTTCACAGCATTCATCCTCTGAGAGGCTCTCCACAGCGGAAAAGTATATCGAGAATATGAGCGCTTCAAGGCCTTTCGGTATGCCAATTGGCTGCTTGATGGCTTGAAGAATCATCGGCTCAAAGGTAGGTATGTGTAAAACCTTGATAAGGCAGTCACAATTTTCCTTGAACAGACGCCAATATAGAATTCCGTGTTGCATGGGCGGATGCAAGCCAGACAAAGACTCATGCTGAGCACCGGTTCCAAATATAAAGCTTTGATTGGTAACTCCAATTTCTAGAGGATTTGGTGTATTCCACACCTTTTGATCCTCTGGTAGTTCCATCAACAAACTCTTGAGATCATCTACCTGATGAAGGAAGATCGAATTAGGTCAAATTTCCAATAAAGCCAATTGTGACAAGTGACAtacctcttcatccaagctTGCCCAGAAGCTACTGCTGATATATCTACTACGTCCATCTCCGATCGCCAGCCTGCCAAGCTCTGTTCCTAGTTCGGTAACGGCATCGTTTTGCGTTCCTCTGTTGTTGGTCGGGCTAGACCGACGTGTagcctctctcccttctATGATGGCATTCGCACGGACTTCTGTGGTCTTAGGAGATTGCTGCGTTGTTCCTTGGTTGTAATTATCTCGCAAGTGACCAATGACTCCCTCAAGGTGTTGAAGCCTCTCAAGCATACCCTGAGTCGTCTTTGGCCTAGTTGATGGACGTCTCGGCACAAACAAGCAATCAGCACCAGCTTTGCGACAATTAACACAAGGGTACACTCTGTcgcatttctttttcttcttccgacACGACAAGCACGAGTACGGATTCAATTGTGGGTGTCCAGCAAGTGATTCGGTTCCTCGGCCATCATTTCGCGGGGAACCTGGCTCATCGGCTTTGGTGGGCTGGGCAATCTGTGCGGAACTCATCTCGTGGGCTTCGTGGGATTCTTCCATAGTTGTCTCGAAAGAAAATGCTGATTCACAGTTAGTTGCAGGTTGTCGGCCTTTTCGGAGTGCGATGTTCTTAGAGACAACCTTACAAGACATGAGTTGAGAACTAACCTTGCCACACAAGCTTCTTCGGGGCGGAGTCTTGGCAAACACCGCCAAACACATTTGCCGAAGGCTTGTGGAGATCTACTAAGCCAAAAATCACAGTGGCTTGCTTGAGTCAGTTTAAGCTCGCCTTCTGTTGTGAAGGCCTTTTGGTTACCCCGCCTAGTTACCAGCGGTTTCTTAGGTCATCAGAAATGTTGGTTATATAAACAATAACTCTTGATTTGAAACGGCATTGGTTGTTTTGAATAAAGTTCTCTCGTAATCCGTCTAGTGTTACGTTGGAATCCAATCACAAGAGTCTGTTGAATGAGTTTTATGTAGTCTTAGTTAACTTCATGATGATCATGTTAATTAGCTGCAATTACTCGTGAGGAACGAAGCAAATTAATCCCGCGGATTTTCGTCTATTAAAGGGCAATAATCTCTCAGTCAGTTTGCCATAGCATTCATTGCAATCATATCGACTTGTTTCCTCAACTACAACGCAGCTCAAGACGCGGCTCTATTCCGTCTCCTCGAGCTACCCACTTATACCCACACCAACCTCAGCAACACGATTCGAAACAGCTACTTTTCCTgaattaagcttatattttgAATCCTATCACATTACAAACCGTCACATTACACACAATGCCGGAGAGTTCTTATCGAGGTCGCTTAACGCGAGACAATGCAGTTTTGCTCATCGTGGACCATCAAGTGGGCCTCTACACGGGAGTTCGCGACATTGACACCCTAGAGCTTAAGCACAACATACTGGGTCTGACAAAGGCTGCTGTAGCCCTTAAAGTTCCGGTGGTTGTTACCACAACGACTGAAAGCATGTGGGGGCCTTTGATCCCAGAACTCCAGGAAGTGTTACCTGGCATTGAACGAATTGAACGCACAACTGTCAATGCCTGGGATGATGAGCGTGTTGTTGCGGCTGTGAAGGCTACGGGTCGGAAGAATCTGATTGTTACTGGCATTTCGACCGACGTATGCTTAGCGTTTCCGGCAATGGCTGCTCTCGTAGACAACTATACGACTTATGCCGTTGTAGATGCCTCTGGTAGCTTTACGAAGCGCCAATCGGAGATGGGTGTCCTCCGTATGACTCAAGCCGGCGTCATTCCTGTCTGTTATTCCAATGTCGCTGTTGAGATTCTGGCAGATAATGTTGCTTCTGAATCAGCTGAGGTTTATGCCGCTCTGGGTATGCCATTTGCTGGACTGGTATATGGGCTACAACAATACTTCTCGGTTAACTAGTATGGAACTGCGTCTGGGTCTAAGATAGAGCACAGTAGCGATAAATCTTGTAGATAGCAGGGAAATACTAAAAATTAAGTTGAAGATATGTAATCTGATTGCGTACGGAAGTAAGGACAAATTCTGTCTATACAGCCGAGAAGCTTTTCATGCGTGGGCGCTTTTGTCGGATAGTTCGTCTGACATTAGGGGTGATTACCCATAAGAAGAATGCACATTAAAAATGACATTATATGAGTCATCTTGACTACATTTCTCTAGAGTACGCCAAACTTGAGAATGCTACTGCATTGTGTAGAACATACCAAAATGATGGCTGGCGGACACTATCTAGCTAGGGATACAACCGTAATACTGCGTAAGTTCAATCCTCCGAAAGAGCCCAGACGGAGAAGAATTGTTTGCACACCTCATTTTACAACTAAGACCTCTCTTAATTGGTTCTGGTTTTCGCCCCT contains these protein-coding regions:
- a CDS encoding fungal specific transcription factor domain-containing protein, translated to MEESHEAHEMSSAQIAQPTKADEPGSPRNDGRGTESLAGHPQLNPYSCLSCRKKKKKCDRVYPCVNCRKAGADCLFVPRRPSTRPKTTQGMLERLQHLEGVIGHLRDNYNQGTTQQSPKTTEVRANAIIEGREATRRSSPTNNRGTQNDAVTELGTELGRLAIGDGRSRYISSSFWASLDEEVDDLKSLLMELPEDQKVWNTPNPLEIGVTNQSFIFGTGAQHESLSGLHPPMQHGILYWRLFKENCDCLIKVLHIPTFEPMILQAIKQPIGIPKGLEALIFSIYFSAVESLSEDECCEIFGSHKGDLIDTYKFATEQALARAKFLETDELIVLQAFVIFLMSLRNHCSIRLMWSLTALVVRLAQNAGIHRDGTHFNLSPFTVEMRRRLWWSICVLDSRACEDSGHDATLPHGGADTYIPLNINDTDLTVQMKEPPQARVGLTEMSFSLVRFEATNLFRRLQYAFTSPVEKGDQDQDLAEKMKEVSESQQRLEELYLKYCDLSDPFSWYIYTIAQIVFTKMRLVAHHPSLRRAGYAELPRETQDRLFTSSITILEYWLALNTEKKTRKWRWLCETYIQWYALTFLLSALCVRSDCEEVDRAWNAVDSTLRLGLKLSSISHKRAGADPKGLSEVDETSCDAYKPLRRLIEKARAARSRNSPPKENAAQVPQVGVTNTAMQDEPGTAIGGVGGEVLLAGNFMDTAALDGISASGFSAPQEMPGIYHQWIYDLEFPNQVHDVIPGAMNWDISLGTDASKTLF
- a CDS encoding isochorismatase family domain-containing protein yields the protein MPESSYRGRLTRDNAVLLIVDHQVGLYTGVRDIDTLELKHNILGLTKAAVALKVPVVVTTTTESMWGPLIPELQEVLPGIERIERTTVNAWDDERVVAAVKATGRKNLIVTGISTDVCLAFPAMAALVDNYTTYAVVDASGSFTKRQSEMGVLRMTQAGVIPVCYSNVAVEILADNVASESAEVYAALGMPFAGLVYGLQQYFSVN